ACAGAGAAAAATACCAATTAACCCTCGTTCAAAGGCGCAAAGCAGACCTTATATTAAAGTCTTGGTATATTAAACTCTTTGCTGACTTCAGGACACTTAAAAGTGGATAGTTATTAAACCCTTTAccacagtggtcaccaaacttgttcctggagggccggtgtcctgcagattttcactccaacccttatcaaacacacctgaacaagctattcAAGGTCtagctaggtatacttgaaacacccaggcaggtgtgttgaggcaagttggagctaaaccctgcagggacaccggccctccaggaccaagattggtgacccctgctttaccgCTTGACACCAAATAAGTAGTTTATGATCAATAAAAAACAATGACTTCTCGACTATGTTCGGATTAACAGAGAAACCATGTTTTATTAATGACTTAAAGGTCACctttgatgaaaatcatcttttgtaagctgtttggactgaactgtgtaggtatagtgccgggaacttgttcctggaggtccgatgtcctgcagattttagctccaaccctaatcaaacacacctgaacaagccaatcaaggtcttactaggtatacttgaaacacccaggcaggtgtgttgaggcaagttggagctaaaccctgcagggcattggacctccaggaacgagattggtgacccctggtatagcttttcaaaagtaatccactagaaCTTTGGATAatgggtaggcccacacagaatctgcgcacgcagaattccgcagatttctggaggtctgcattcccgccgcgggacccgaccagatttctgcggcgcgggaataaatttccgaataaatcacgggagcggtcggtaacgggtttaatttgggacgggagcgggctgtctagcaatatcgcggaaaTTGCTATacgaatgaaagagagagagctttgcctgtgtgtctgcttggtgcttgtgtgtgtgtttatacagacagcttggctgtctggactgtatatctgggtgattttcggttatgttctcccccgctctttagcgcgatcgggcgcggcgggcagaaaacggggcaggTCGGGCACCGgcacaacaaattcttaatataagcgggagctgTTGGGTTCAGGCTAAAaactggcgggtgcgggcggaagcgggagggttgtcgtccagaggtgtgtgtgtgtgtgtgtgtgtgcgcattttctgtttgtgtgcatttcactctctgactgaaggcagtcgaccaatcgcaacagactgtcatcggttcattcagcgcagattagcttcgcgctaaggaggggtttgggaacaaatgaatcactggacgattcatacgggagtcgctgggataattaggtaaaaataaatgcagattataagaccatgaaagtgttttttgaccttgcatgcatatgagactgttgttggagacccttacaaccaagatatgaccctatttcatgtataatatgggctctttaaaataacTTCTTGTCATAATAATGATTAGCCTTTTCGGTAATAATGTTAGCCTATTCTCACACTGCAGAAGTGAGCCTGAttcttgaaataataataataatactacattaAAGAAGGTGCACTATGAACATATACTGATCAGAATTATGTAAATAGCTAAGGAGATTGGCTAATAATAATCGCCTTTAGACTACACAGTAAACTTGCCTCAGCAAGTTGAGATGTATAACTGTTGGGGAAATTATTCATAAGCTTTTGATTCAATATTTATACTAAATCTAATTGTATCAGCAGACACTATTTGAAATGAGTGAGTTGATCTTTAGAaagaaaaccaacctgtttgttcgggatcttcctgtttgactgtgaatgtgtcttcaatcttcaggtcttcactctcctctttaataaacgccatctttataacagtatGAAGAttagtcgcttcagcaggagttttcctcagtgtttggacactgttaaaaatgagaacaatgaacagaaataaaagaaatccaCACTCAATCTGCTCTCTAGTTCACTAATAAGTGCACTGCTGAGGGAGATATAATGGTCATGAAACCCCAAACACTTTAAGAAATTAAAGTTCTGTTATCGTTTACGCACCCTTTTTTAAACGtttttataatttctttcttttgttgaacacaaaagaagagagtttgaagaatgttgacttCCATGGTgtttgtttgtcctactatggacgtcaatgattacaggtttccagcattcttcaaaaaaatgtactaataagaaataaatgaatacttgtttttaacaagttttttggttttgggtgaactattcctttaagaggTATAGGCTACGTGTTCCCGATTTtcaaatatacaaatacacacactcaacggccactttattaggtacacctctcctaCTGGTTCCAgatgacagaaaggcaacagcaactcagttaaccactcgttacaactgagctctgcagaagagcatctctgaacacacaacacggccaaccttgaggcagatgggctacagcagcaggccGCATGCCACTCTtgtcaggaaactgaggctacaaattTACACAGCctgaccaaaattggacaatagaagattggagaaacgttgccttctctgatgagtctcaaattctgctgcgacattcagatggtcgggtcagaatttggcctcaacaccatgaaagcatggatccatcctgccttatatcaataGTAcgggctggtggtggtggtgtaatggtgtgggggatatattcttggcacacttttggacccattagtaccaattgagcatcgtatcaacgccacagcctacctgagtattgttgctgaccatgtccatgccttttatgagcacagtgtacccatcttctgatggctaccagcaggataacacgccatatcataaagtgtgaatcatctcagactgatttcttgaacataacaatgagttcactgtactcaaatggcctcaacagtcaccagatctcaatccaacagagcacctttgagatgtggtgaaaAGGGAGAATTGCATCATAAATGATTGTGCAGCCAACAGATCTCCAGCAActgagtgatgctatcatgtcaacatggagcagaatctgaggattatttccagtaccttgttgaatctacgccatgaaggattaaggcagttctaaagcaaaaagggggtccaatctggtaatagtaaggtgtacctaataaagtggccggtaagtgtatctatatctatctatctatctatctatctatctatatctatatatatatatatatatatatatgacacacACTTAATAATTGTTATATTTTCTAAACGTATTTATAGATATTAGGCTTTCTTGAAAACATTTACAGCAGATTTGTAAAAGTGGCGTGGTGATTCGCGTGACTCCAAACGGTGAATCATTTAATCGTTTAGATAAACATTTGACTCAAATGACTCGGAGATTTGTAAAGCTCCGTTTTCTCTTCTCTACTTATCAGTTAGTTAATTGATGTGTACTAACAGACTCACGATAGAGAGAAACGAAACGCGTATTTTCTGTTAAGTTAACTCGTGcgttttaaactaaaaataaaagctttttaaaaagtaatacagcatttttacagttagTTTTAGTTTGCAAATATCTAATGTATCGAGTGTAAACGAAACTATAACATTAAACGTTTGTTTCAATTCATCAAGGAAAAAAACCTTAGAGCACAAACCTTTTGTTTCGGATCGCGGACACAGTAGCGGCACAGTCTGATGACGTCTACTCCCGAAACTTAAACGTCTTTTACCTCTGACAAATTATAAAGTTTGTGGCAGCAGAGAGAAGTATttcaagtcaaagtcagctttattgtcaattcaaccacatgtacaggacatatagagaatcgaaataCCGTTACTCccagaccctaggtgcctaacatataatattaatacaaaaagtagagtTTAAGATAAATGTATAATACAATGATACATAACATGTAAtctaaaaataaaggtaaaatgtttttaaaaattgttaataatacaatacaatacaatgacaaccctactgaaaaaaacagcttgtcAGGCTTTTTGCTGGTcacccaagctggttttagctggtttcccAGGCTGGTCATGGCTGATTTGTCAGGCTGGTTTTAAAAGGGTTTTGGCCACTTAGCGGGTCTTAattggtcaggttggtcttagctggcCAGGCTAGTattagaggagttttggccactttttagctggtTTTCAgtggtcaggttggtcttagctggttttagctggtcaggctggttttagtggCGTTTTGGTCACTTTTATAGCTGGTCTTATttggtcaggttggtcttaactggtttaagctggtcaatcTGGTTTTTGCTGAGTTTTTGCTGCGTtgtagctggttttagttggtcagactggtcttagctggtcaggctggattTAGAGGCGTTTTGGTGACTTAGCTGATTTTAGTTGatcaggttggtcttagctggtttaagctggtcagactggttatagaggggttttggccactttttagctggtcttagttggtcaggctggtcttagctggttttagaggggttttggccactttttagctggtctttGGTCTTAGCTAACTTTAGCGATtcaggctggtttaagaggggtttttggccactttttagcttggtcaggctggttttagcttgtaAGGCTGGTCATACCttttcaagctggttttagaggggttttggccactttttagctggtcgtagttggtcaggctggttttagcttgtcagGCTAGTCTTAGCTTTTCAAGCTGGCTATTCTTAACTGAATGGTCACCCAGCCtcaccagctaaaaccagacttCTCAGAAAGTTTCAGGCCCACTTTACACTTAAGgccgatttatacttctgcgtcaagctcacgcgtatgctatggcgcagcCTACGAGTGGACACATAGCCCCACGCCATGACCGTCGCTGACGCGCTATAGTTGTTAAACAATCTAACGACTCTTAGGTTTATTAGCCTAACCGCAAAAATAAGTTAAAAGCcgctattatacattaaaaaaggtcatattttggttttaagagTGTTCAACAACAGGctcatatgcatgcaaggtcagaaAACACTTTCATgttcttataatctgcatttatttttacctaattatcccagcgactcctatatgattcgttcagcgattcatttgttcccaaacccctccttagcgcaaagccaATCTGCGCCGACTGGACTGATGATAGTCTGTTGCGACTGGTTGACAGCGTTCAGCACGAGATAGAAAGAGACCATAttagaaaaatcacaaaaacccATAATCGGGGctctttaatatattcttatGCAAGCACATAGAGTAACTCTGCACGTTTGACTAATtgtttcctatattgtataatcTTATTGTATTATTGATTGTCATTATTACTTATTAAAATTGATATTTATCAAAAGAGACGGGGTAGCCTTCATGTTTTTCAATGAAGTGGAGGCGGTCATGTTATAGGCTCCttctgttataaatatgcatgttaCATAGGCATACAGTGAAGAGGAgtcatatttttattagtttagtttatttacagggtcaatgcacattaataaacattactttaaaacgtggcagaattagccaagaatggctctTTTTCATCTGTAGGCCccttacagaatgttaaaaaagtcacacctaaaatagaagcacaTCATAATAACAGTATTTACCGTcgtatttaaaatacaataaaaaaaaaaccagaTTGATAGCAGCAGAGTAGGGCAAAAAAGACAAACAGTACAAATAAGCGTCAAAAATACAGTACTAATGCTGATTTGTCAaccaaattttatttatatttttaggggttttcaacCTTTAATGGATAGAATAGTGCAGAGCATTGAAAGGAAATAgtagggagcagagagaggggaaagaaCCTTGAGCCGGAAACCGAACTCTGGTCGCCGTGAACACCATGGCGCTATATATCGGCGCACTTGGCTATTGGCGCAGATGTCAAGAACCAATTTTTAACATGAAACTGAAAAGAGCGAAGTGATCTTCTAATTGCATGTGGATGGAGTTCCATTCCCTAGCAGCTTATACTAAAAATACCGACTGattgaatttactttttttttttggagcggAATAATACAGTACCCTCTTTCACCACCTCTAGTAGTTCGGTAAGCAGTCTTTCGAACTTTCACAAACTGATTTAGTGGTGAAGTCGGGTTATGCAAGGTCTTAAACATTAATCAAATATgcacatatttaataaaattttcccAAATAAAGCAGgttgtatttctttaatattgaaCAATGGTGCACTGATTTCTTATCAAaggttatttttataattaaagatTGCTCGTAAAATGATTTAAGTGGCTTCAAAAGTAGTAATGCTAGCTTGGGAACGAGTGGTTAAACATTAAgtgatataaatatgtagctacacgacgcctcaacattgtTAGTGTCTGTTAAGgtgttaataaaatgaaaattgatggctccttatatcatgttttcattttattgttacgAATGTGAAACAACGTAGCCTGGGTGATTCGAACGACGTTAGAAAGTACACCGTTTTTAACCgatgtgtcctcgggagtttgtttttcatttcaaaCTTGAAGtttgaacttacaaggagaggaggCAAGAccgaggctgcgtccgaaaccggctactactcagtaggtactgcatttgaatttaaacgtactaccaGGGtctccgcggggtcttaaaaagtattaaaaagtcttacattaaaaaaacaaaatttatggctttaaaaagtcttaaattcgctgttttaggtcttaaatatttttgcacaggtcttatttttgcgatgtccatgtaacgctacatttaatgctcatttaaattctttttgttgttgttgttgctcggtttttggggtgttgtagttctttatttcactattccagttgtaatttgcggtattacaactacaaaaaagtcaacttgcaatagccaatcagctttctgatattaaactcaagtgcgcgcggcgaatgtgacatcatcgatgtgtttgcggaagttcgctttgagtgcgcgcgacatgatttcggcaagcagagtatgccgttatttcactgacaaatgtcgcaagCGCAGTTTTATAAGTCGGGAGCGCTGTAAAACGAGAGAGCGAATCTCTGCTCACACGCCGATTTCCTTTGttcatggacaaaactgcttgcgagctctcaaaacactggctgctcacgtgcgaatgatctgctctcgctccgtcggactcctttcgtgcttttccagagatgcttcagcatactgtagtattaggaatagtgaactgataaaatgaaatagtgtagttttactacagtaaagtgtgttgAATTGTAGAAAAATACaccctacattgtaaaaaaaactaaagcactgggtagtttgtttttaatacccttgttgtgttaccatagcaactgtagtattaccacaacagagtaattaaagcactttacaaaacactgtacagcagacacgtgttcactttattttagtgataaaatgggattgatagtgggatttatttgaagagtgaatagtacagtaggctttAATACCCAATCAAATTTTTACCTATtttctatcacagttacatttctgcttgccagaatgaccaataattattggctagaaattgcaacagccatgggaaaggaggaaagtttttgtaaaactttggaaAAACTCTGAGGGAAAAGtgtgtttaaacaaacaaaaagaggcccccaaaaacatcttcaatgataatgattatctttttattcgtctgattttactttgtttttttggaccgccccctgtcattttaaaaaaaatatctcaatggtgaacgtgtcaagtataaaagccttaatcCGTTTCGTGAGTTGTGCGATGcggtgccaggtgaaagtataaatctgcattaagatgtatatgttttttctgtagttcaatagcgcatttaacctgactttactacagttcaatttaaataactttattttacccctaattttgtgctttAACATTGTCTCTCGCGTGTTTTTGAgattgcgatataggtcttaaattgaatacttaatggtcttaaaaaggtcgtaaaaggtcttaaatttgacattttgatatctgcagagaccctgACTACTCGTTtgttagaaaagtgcgttctatacagtatgaacgaaattcggacgtactacatccgccatttcgacagtcacgtgacgtacctgcgtcatttgcgtcgctctactcccattcatgaattcgctcgcggggcatccagaatctcgctggaagtagcaagtcatccgggtacttctcgcatactgtttttcgaattctatgaatttggacatactactcggacGCAGCCTGAACTTTCTGTGCTAGATTTCAAGCGCTCCAATCAGATAGGTGAATGCCTGCACCCTCACCTTTGTTTTcggatgtctctgttttcccccatccaacACTTTAAAACgaaaacagcctcttcagcgtttacaaaacgctccgttttcagcgctcgaaaactccgagGCAGTGTGAAAAGAAGGCGTAATCATAGCAAAACTTGTGCGTTTTCAAACTTAAACGTATTAGTGCAAATAGGGCCTCAGTTTCAGTCACCTGACACTCACAGTTTTTATGTGGACAAACAGCAAAACCAtgaaaataaaagtagttttgaaTATACCAGTGTTCGAGTGGACAGGGCTGTAGCGTTTGAGTGGATAAAGATGAAAACATtgtcagttttaaaaagtaaaacacattttattgctttaaaaattATAGTTGGCGTTAAAATAGTGAAAaaacacatccaaaataaaagtttttgacAAATTAAGTGTGTATAttcattatgtatatataaatacacccaggtatgcatatatttgagaaaccGCTTCATTTCTATgcatcacatatacataataaataaatcaaacacacacacagtatgtcAAAACTAATTTCGGATGCAATTAACCTTTACCCAGCAGTAGTTAAACTCTAACCTGAGGATGTATAGTATACCGGCAGAAATGGAAGAGGAAGCGCCGGAAGTATATAAAAAGCTTGGGTTTTCCTCGTTGATTGAGGTGAAGTCCGTCGTCCTCGTACAGGCTTTGGTCGATGCATCTGTACTTGAGGTAATATTTGGAGGTGTTGAGGAACAGCATGTTCCTTTCGTATGTGGTCCAGCGCTGCATCATTCTGTTGGTCTGTTTGACCGTGGCTTTGGTGACGCAGTCGTCTCTCGGTCGTGGTAAAACGGCGCTGATGGCGAAGAACTGAACGTTTGGATTGGCTTGAGAGATCCGTGCGGTGAGAGCTTTCATCCGGTAGACGACACTCAGCGATGACGCTCTACTGGAGATGTCATGAGTGCCCATGTGAAGGACCACCAATGTAGGCCTGAGCAGCTTCACGAAGGGTTTGACGTGTTTGTGAAGGGATTGGAGAAGAGTGGCGTCGGGATGAACCCAGCAGTGAGCGTTTGGAAAATACTCCTCGATGCCCAGACACATGGAGTCTGTCAGGAAACACACATCGAGCCCTGAAAGAGACGGCAAAATGGAGGAGCTTTGAGTTTTtctgtcaaaaacatatatagaTTATGACTGGACAAAaattaatcacattcaaaataaaagtttgttttgacatgataCACTGTTATgtgtttgtattatatatatatatatatatatatatatatatatatatatatatatatatgtgtatatatatatatatgtatatgtatgtatgtgtatatatatatatatatatatatatatatatatatatatatatatatatgtgtgtatgtgtgtatatatatatatatatatatatatatatatatatgtgtgtatgtgtgtatatatatatatatatatatatatatatatatatatatatatatatgtgtgtatatatatacacacacatatacacacacacatacatatatatatatatatatatatatatatatatatatatatatatatatatatatatatatacacacacatatatatatatatatatatatatatatatatatacacacacacacacacacacatatacatatatgtgtgtgtgtgtgtgtgtgtgtgtgtgtgtgtgtgtgtgtgtgtgtgtgtatatatatatatatatatatatatatatatatatatatatatatatatatatatatatatatatatatatatatatatacacacacacacttcctaatctgtaattgcctctctgaatatcacactaactgtacaaaaaaaaaatatatatatatatactaatactaatactacccttcttagactttacagacctgaaacttgcttatagcacttattcattgttgctcttggttgtgtaaattgcttccttgtcctcatttgtaagtcgctttggataaaagcgtctgctaaatgactaaatgtaaaatatatatatatatatatatatatatatatatatatatatata
The Danio rerio strain Tuebingen ecotype United States chromosome 4, GRCz12tu, whole genome shotgun sequence genome window above contains:
- the LOC101886419 gene encoding uncharacterized protein, producing the protein MAFIKEESEDVKIAETFAVKQEDPEEQTERLFKTVSMNKRLFLVPQGLDVCFLTDSMCLGIEEYFPNAHCWVHPDATLLQSLHKHVKPFVKLLRPTLVVLHMGTHDISSRASSLSVVYRMKALTARISQANPNVQFFAISAVLPRPRDDCVTKATVKQTNRMMQRWTTYERNMLFLNTSKYYLKYRCIDQSLYEDDGLHLNQRGKPKLFIYFRRFLFHFCRYTIHPQVRV